In Gossypium arboreum isolate Shixiya-1 chromosome 6, ASM2569848v2, whole genome shotgun sequence, the following are encoded in one genomic region:
- the LOC108459695 gene encoding microtubule-associated protein 70-5-like: MVCPEESFGGNESSFAHLHPNPVVLELTRLQNQLKERDRELGAAQAEIKALRATEALKDKAIHELQGEVQKLDEKHRVTENILQHKNLEIKKLTNEKKDAMAAQFAAEATLRRVHANQKDDDDVSIESVIAPLEAEIKMYKNEIAMLHEDKRALERLTKSKESALLEAEKILRSALERALIVEEVQNQNFELRRQIEICQEEHKILEKTNRQKVLEVEKLSQTIQELEEAILAGGAAANSIRDYQRQISQLNEEKRTLERELARVKVSANRVATVVANEWKDENDKVMPVKQWLEDRRLLQAEMQRLKDKLAVSERTAKAEAQLKEKFKLRLKILEDGLKHVSTLSVNASYGSPKPDKSSNILGLLTGSSGPRKRSTSQPRASTISATLLQRPSVETETANTRIRQGSILRRRPVSEENMVRKNLWASRCKVADSSEKENAENKVNEQTEKKNNEENENRGNAEDMVSGFLYDRLQKEVINLRKFCEAKNSSLNAKDEEIKMLMKKVEAFSRAMEMESKRVKKEAQLVKEKKNGSPKMEDTKKVKNNNSRRS, translated from the exons ATGGTGTGTCCTGAGGAATCATTTGGAGGCAATGAGAGCTCTTTTGCTCACCTTCATCCTAACCCTGTTGTGTTAGAGCTCACCCGATTGCAGAACCAACTCAAAG AAAGGGACAGGGAGTTAGGAGCTGCCCAGGCTGAAATCAAAGCTTTGAGAGCAACTGAAGCACTGAAGGATAAGGCCATACATGAG CTCCAGGGTGAAGTTCAAAAGTTGGATGAGAAACATAGGGTCACTGAGAATATCCTTCAACATAAG AACCTCGAAATCAAGAAACTGACGAATGAGAAGAAAGATGCAATGGCTGCACAATTTGCTGCAGAAGCAACTCTTAGAAGGGTGCATGCAAACCAAAAGGATGATGATGATGTTTCTATCGAATCCGTCATTGCTCCTCTTGAGGCAGAGATAAAAATGTATAAGAATGAG ATTGCAATGCTACATGAGGATAAGCGGGCGTTGGAACGTCTTACTAAGTCGAAAGAGTCGGCTCTGCTCGAAGCAGAGAAGATTTTGCGAAGTGCTTTAGAAAGGGCTTTAATAGTTGAGGAGGTTCAAAACCAGAACTTTGAGTTAAGGAGACAGATTGAGATTTGTCAG GAGGAGCACAAAATCCTTGAGAAAACCAATCGCCAAAAGGTCTTAGAGGTTGAAAAGCTAAGCCAAACTATTCAAGAACTCGAAGAGGCGATTTTGGCTGGAGGAGCTGCTGCTAACTCTATCCGGGACTATCAGAGACAAATTTCGCAACTTAAT GAAGAAAAGAGGACGCTCGAGAGGGAGCTTGCACGAGTTAAAGTCTCGGCCAACCGTGTAGCGACCGTGGTGGCCAATGAGTGGAAGGATGAGAATGACAAGGTAATGCCTGTCAAGCAATGGCTGGAAGACAGAAGGCTGCTTCAG GCAGAGATGCAAAGATTGAAGGACAAACTAGCTGTGTCAGAGAGAACAGCAAAGGCAGAAGCACAGCTTAAG GAGAAATTCAAGCTAAGGCTCAAAATATTGGAAGATGGCTTAAAACACGTATCAACTTTGTCAGTTAATGCATCTTATGGGTCCCCAAAACCAGACAAGTCCAGCAATATATTAGGGCTTTTAACAGGCAGCAGTGGACCAAGGAAGAGGTCTACCTCTCAACCAAGGGCTTCTACCATCAGTGCCACTCTACTGCAGCGGCCAAGTGTAGAAACTGAAACAGCCAATACCAGAATAAGACAAGGTAGCATCTTAAGAAGAAGGCCAGTATCAGAAGAAAATATGGTGAGAAAAAATTTGTGGGCGTCTAGGTGTAAGGTTGCTGATAGTAGTGAAAAGGAAAATGCTGAAAATAAGGTCAATGAACAGACTGAAAAGAAAAACAATGAAGAGAATGAAAACAGAGGGAATGCTGAAGATATGGTTTCAGGGTTTTTGTATGATAGGCTTCAGAAAGAGGTCATTAATCTAAGGAAGTTTTGTGAGGCTAAGAATAGTAGCTTGAATGCTAAAGATGAAGAAATAAAG ATGCTGATGAAGAAGGTTGAAGCATTCTCAAGAGCCATGGAAATGGAATCTAAACGAGTGAAGAAAGAAGCACAACTTGTTAAAGAAAAGAAGAATGGATCACCCAAAATGGAGGATACCAAAAAGGTGAAAAACAATAACTCTAGAAGGTCTTGA